One part of the Entelurus aequoreus isolate RoL-2023_Sb linkage group LG05, RoL_Eaeq_v1.1, whole genome shotgun sequence genome encodes these proteins:
- the kat2b gene encoding histone acetyltransferase KAT2B isoform X2, translating to MADSAGIQQGSPAIGAVGSAPAAPGPGGAEGSGAAGGSARISVKKAQLHSSPRPKKLEKLGVYSSCKAEGACKCNGWKSQNPPPTPPCSEQPPASANLQEPCRSCSHALGDHVTHLEHVSEDEINRLLGMVLDVEYLNTCVHKEEDADTKQVYFSLFKLLRKSILQMGKPTLEAQESPPFERPSIEQGVNNFVQYKFSHLPSKERQTIVELAKMFLNQINYWQLETPSQRRQRLPNDDAAGYKADYTRWLCYCNVPRFCDSLPRYETTQIFGRTLLRSVFTVMRKQLLEQARQEKDKLPPEKRTLILTHFPKFLSMLEEEVYSHSSPIWSQDFLAGAPGGQIPVHTVISAPPVARPLYYSISPSASVELSGGGGSPARKTASVLETNSGGEKRKPSEPLPREENKKPRVVGDIPMDLINEVMATIADPATIPENSLLSAHSARDEAARLEERRGVIEFHVIGNSLSQKPNRRILMWLVGLQNVFSHQLPRMPKEYITRLVFDPKHKTLSLIKDGRVIGGICFRMFPSQGFTEIVFCAVTSNEQVKGYGTHLMNHLKEYHIKHHILNFLTYADEYAIGYFKKQGFSKDIKVPKAKYVGYIKDYEGATLMGCELNPSIPYTEFSVIIKKQKEIIKKLIERKQSQIRKVYPGLSCFKEGVRQIPIENIPGIRETGWKPLIKGKEVKDPEQLYITLKNMLQHVKSHQNAWPFMEPVKKTEAPGYYQVIRFPMDLKTMSERLKSRYYTTRKLFMADMQRIFTNCREYNPPESEYYKCANLLEKFFYTKTKEAGLMDK from the exons atggctGACAGCGCGGGGATCCAGCAAGGCTCCCCGGCCATCGGCGCCGTGGGCTCGGCTCCGGCCGCTCCGGGCCCCGGGGGCGCGGAGGGCTCCGGCGCCGCTGGGGGCTCGGCGCGGATCTCCGTGAAGAAGGCGCAGCTCCACTCGTCGCCGCGGCCCAAGAAGCTGGAGAAGCTCGGCGTGTATTCGTCCTGCAAG GCTGAGGGAGCGTGTAAGTGCAACGGCTGGAAGAGTCAGAACCCGCCCCCCACGCCGCCGTGCAGCGAGCAGCCGCCCGCCAGCGCCAACCTCCAGGAGCCCTGCCGCAGCTGCTCGCACGCTTTGG GCGACCACGTGACCCACCTGGAGCACGTCTCCGAGGACGAGATCAACCGACTGCTGGGCATGGTGCTGGACGTGGAGTACCTGAACACGTGCGTGCACAAGGAGGAGGACGCCGACACCAAGCAGGTCTACTTCTCGCTCTttaag CTGCTGAGGAAATCCATCTTGCAGATGGGCAAACCCACGCTGGAAGCCCAGGAGAGCCCTCCTTTCGAACGCCCCAGCATCGAGCAG GGCGTCAACAACTTTGTCCAGTACAAATTCAGCCACCTGCCGTCCAAAGAGCGTCAAACCATCGTGGAGTTAGCCAAGATGTTCCTCAACCAGATCAACTACTGGCAGCTGGAGACGCCCTCCCAGAGACGCCAGAGACTCCCCAACGACGACGCGGCGGGGTACAAGGCCGACTACACCAG GTGGCTGTGCTACTGCAACGTGCCGCGCTTCTGCGACAGCCTGCCGCGCTACGAGACCACGCAGATCTTCGGCCGCACGCTGCTGCGCTCCGTCTTCACCGTCATGAGGAAGCAGCTCCTTGAGCAGGCCAGGCAGGAGAAGGACAAGCTGCCGCCCGAGAAGAGGACGCTCATCCTCACACACTTTCCCAA GTTCTTGTCCATGCTGGAGGAGGAGGTGTACAGCCACAGCTCCCCAATCTGGAGCCAAGACTTTCTGGCAGGGGCTCCGGGGGGACAGATACCTGTCCACACAG TTATCAGTGCTCCTCCGGTGGCCAGGCCCCTGTACTACAGCATCAGCCCGTCTGCGTCAGTGGAGCTCTCTGGCGGCGGAGGCAGTCCTGCCAGGAAAACGGCCTCAGTGCTCGAGACAAATTCAG GTGGCGAGAAGCGCAAACCCTCCGAGCCCCTCCCCCGGGAGGAAAACAAGAAGCCCAGGGTGGTGGGCGACATCCCCATGGATCTCATCAACGAGGTCATGGCGACCATCGCGGACCCCGCCACCATCCCAGAG AACAGCCTCCTCTCGGCCCACTCGGCCCGGGACGAAGCGGCCCGCCTGGAGGAGCGTCGCGGCGTGATCGAGTTCCACGTCATCGGCAACTCTCTGAGCCAGAAGCCCAACAGGAGGATCCTCATGTGGCTGGTGGGGCTCCAGAACGTCTTCTCCCACCAGCTCCCCCGCATGCCCAAGGAGTACATCACCAGGCTCGTCTTCGACCC GAAGCACAAGACGCTGTCGCTGATCAAGGACGGCCGCGTGATCGGAGGGATTTGCTTCCGCATGTTTCCCTCGCAGGGCTTCACGGAGATCGTCTTCTGCGCCGTCACGTCCAACGAGCAGGTCAAG GGCTACGGCACCCACCTGATGAACCACCTGAAGGAGTACCACATCAAGCACCACATCCTCAACTTCCTCACCTACGCTGACGAGTACGCCATCGGATACTTCAAGAAACAG GGTTTCTCCAAGGACATCAAAGTCCCCAAGGCCAAGTACGTGGGCTACATCAAGGACTACGAGGGAGCCACGCTCATGGGTTGCGAGCTCAATCCCAGCATTCCCTACACCGAGTTCTCCGTCATCATCAAGAAGCAGAAGGAG ATCATCAAGAAACTCATCGAGAGGAAACAGTCCCAGATCAGGAAAGTCTATCCTGGACTGTCCTGCTTCAAGGAGGGAGTGCGGCAGATTCCCATCGAGAACATTCCTGGCATTC GTGAAACTGGATGGAAACCTCTGATTAAAGG GAAGGAGGTGAAGGATCCAGAGCAGCTGTACATCACACTGAAGAACATGCTGCAGCATGTGAAG AGTCACCAGAATGCTTGGCCCTTCATGGAACCTGTGAAGAAAACAGAGGCGCCCGGCTACTACCAAGTCATCCGCTTCCCCATGG ACTTGAAGACCATGAGCGAGCGCCTGAAGAGCAGATACTACACCACACGCAAACTGTTCATGGCCGACATGCAGCGCATCTTCACCAACTGTCGTGAGTACAACCCCCCAGAGAGCGAGTACTACAAGTGTGCCAACCTGCTGGAGAAGTTCTTCTACACCAAGACTAAAGAAGCCGGCCTGATGGACAAGTGA
- the kat2b gene encoding histone acetyltransferase KAT2B isoform X1, translating to MADSAGIQQGSPAIGAVGSAPAAPGPGGAEGSGAAGGSARISVKKAQLHSSPRPKKLEKLGVYSSCKAEGACKCNGWKSQNPPPTPPCSEQPPASANLQEPCRSCSHALGDHVTHLEHVSEDEINRLLGMVLDVEYLNTCVHKEEDADTKQVYFSLFKLLRKSILQMGKPTLEAQESPPFERPSIEQGVNNFVQYKFSHLPSKERQTIVELAKMFLNQINYWQLETPSQRRQRLPNDDAAGYKADYTRWLCYCNVPRFCDSLPRYETTQIFGRTLLRSVFTVMRKQLLEQARQEKDKLPPEKRTLILTHFPKFLSMLEEEVYSHSSPIWSQDFLAGAPGGQIPVHTVISAPPVARPLYYSISPSASVELSGGGGSPARKTASVLETNSGGEKRKPSEPLPREENKKPRVVGDIPMDLINEVMATIADPATIPEQNSLLSAHSARDEAARLEERRGVIEFHVIGNSLSQKPNRRILMWLVGLQNVFSHQLPRMPKEYITRLVFDPKHKTLSLIKDGRVIGGICFRMFPSQGFTEIVFCAVTSNEQVKGYGTHLMNHLKEYHIKHHILNFLTYADEYAIGYFKKQGFSKDIKVPKAKYVGYIKDYEGATLMGCELNPSIPYTEFSVIIKKQKEIIKKLIERKQSQIRKVYPGLSCFKEGVRQIPIENIPGIRETGWKPLIKGKEVKDPEQLYITLKNMLQHVKSHQNAWPFMEPVKKTEAPGYYQVIRFPMDLKTMSERLKSRYYTTRKLFMADMQRIFTNCREYNPPESEYYKCANLLEKFFYTKTKEAGLMDK from the exons atggctGACAGCGCGGGGATCCAGCAAGGCTCCCCGGCCATCGGCGCCGTGGGCTCGGCTCCGGCCGCTCCGGGCCCCGGGGGCGCGGAGGGCTCCGGCGCCGCTGGGGGCTCGGCGCGGATCTCCGTGAAGAAGGCGCAGCTCCACTCGTCGCCGCGGCCCAAGAAGCTGGAGAAGCTCGGCGTGTATTCGTCCTGCAAG GCTGAGGGAGCGTGTAAGTGCAACGGCTGGAAGAGTCAGAACCCGCCCCCCACGCCGCCGTGCAGCGAGCAGCCGCCCGCCAGCGCCAACCTCCAGGAGCCCTGCCGCAGCTGCTCGCACGCTTTGG GCGACCACGTGACCCACCTGGAGCACGTCTCCGAGGACGAGATCAACCGACTGCTGGGCATGGTGCTGGACGTGGAGTACCTGAACACGTGCGTGCACAAGGAGGAGGACGCCGACACCAAGCAGGTCTACTTCTCGCTCTttaag CTGCTGAGGAAATCCATCTTGCAGATGGGCAAACCCACGCTGGAAGCCCAGGAGAGCCCTCCTTTCGAACGCCCCAGCATCGAGCAG GGCGTCAACAACTTTGTCCAGTACAAATTCAGCCACCTGCCGTCCAAAGAGCGTCAAACCATCGTGGAGTTAGCCAAGATGTTCCTCAACCAGATCAACTACTGGCAGCTGGAGACGCCCTCCCAGAGACGCCAGAGACTCCCCAACGACGACGCGGCGGGGTACAAGGCCGACTACACCAG GTGGCTGTGCTACTGCAACGTGCCGCGCTTCTGCGACAGCCTGCCGCGCTACGAGACCACGCAGATCTTCGGCCGCACGCTGCTGCGCTCCGTCTTCACCGTCATGAGGAAGCAGCTCCTTGAGCAGGCCAGGCAGGAGAAGGACAAGCTGCCGCCCGAGAAGAGGACGCTCATCCTCACACACTTTCCCAA GTTCTTGTCCATGCTGGAGGAGGAGGTGTACAGCCACAGCTCCCCAATCTGGAGCCAAGACTTTCTGGCAGGGGCTCCGGGGGGACAGATACCTGTCCACACAG TTATCAGTGCTCCTCCGGTGGCCAGGCCCCTGTACTACAGCATCAGCCCGTCTGCGTCAGTGGAGCTCTCTGGCGGCGGAGGCAGTCCTGCCAGGAAAACGGCCTCAGTGCTCGAGACAAATTCAG GTGGCGAGAAGCGCAAACCCTCCGAGCCCCTCCCCCGGGAGGAAAACAAGAAGCCCAGGGTGGTGGGCGACATCCCCATGGATCTCATCAACGAGGTCATGGCGACCATCGCGGACCCCGCCACCATCCCAGAG CAGAACAGCCTCCTCTCGGCCCACTCGGCCCGGGACGAAGCGGCCCGCCTGGAGGAGCGTCGCGGCGTGATCGAGTTCCACGTCATCGGCAACTCTCTGAGCCAGAAGCCCAACAGGAGGATCCTCATGTGGCTGGTGGGGCTCCAGAACGTCTTCTCCCACCAGCTCCCCCGCATGCCCAAGGAGTACATCACCAGGCTCGTCTTCGACCC GAAGCACAAGACGCTGTCGCTGATCAAGGACGGCCGCGTGATCGGAGGGATTTGCTTCCGCATGTTTCCCTCGCAGGGCTTCACGGAGATCGTCTTCTGCGCCGTCACGTCCAACGAGCAGGTCAAG GGCTACGGCACCCACCTGATGAACCACCTGAAGGAGTACCACATCAAGCACCACATCCTCAACTTCCTCACCTACGCTGACGAGTACGCCATCGGATACTTCAAGAAACAG GGTTTCTCCAAGGACATCAAAGTCCCCAAGGCCAAGTACGTGGGCTACATCAAGGACTACGAGGGAGCCACGCTCATGGGTTGCGAGCTCAATCCCAGCATTCCCTACACCGAGTTCTCCGTCATCATCAAGAAGCAGAAGGAG ATCATCAAGAAACTCATCGAGAGGAAACAGTCCCAGATCAGGAAAGTCTATCCTGGACTGTCCTGCTTCAAGGAGGGAGTGCGGCAGATTCCCATCGAGAACATTCCTGGCATTC GTGAAACTGGATGGAAACCTCTGATTAAAGG GAAGGAGGTGAAGGATCCAGAGCAGCTGTACATCACACTGAAGAACATGCTGCAGCATGTGAAG AGTCACCAGAATGCTTGGCCCTTCATGGAACCTGTGAAGAAAACAGAGGCGCCCGGCTACTACCAAGTCATCCGCTTCCCCATGG ACTTGAAGACCATGAGCGAGCGCCTGAAGAGCAGATACTACACCACACGCAAACTGTTCATGGCCGACATGCAGCGCATCTTCACCAACTGTCGTGAGTACAACCCCCCAGAGAGCGAGTACTACAAGTGTGCCAACCTGCTGGAGAAGTTCTTCTACACCAAGACTAAAGAAGCCGGCCTGATGGACAAGTGA